A portion of the Lolium rigidum isolate FL_2022 chromosome 1, APGP_CSIRO_Lrig_0.1, whole genome shotgun sequence genome contains these proteins:
- the LOC124685405 gene encoding aquaporin NIP2-2 yields MAAPSSTPRSTSRVNYSNEIHDLSTVQDGAPSLAPSMYYQEKSLADFFPPHLPKKVISEVVATFLLVFVTCGAASLYGEDVTRVSQLGQSLVGGLIVTVMIYATGHISGAHMNPAVTLSFACFRHFPWIQVPFYWAAQFTGAMCAAFVLRAVLHPISVMGTTTPTGPHWHALVIEIIVTFNMMFVTCAVATDSRAVGELAGLAVGAAVCITSIFAGPVSGGSMNPARTLAPAVASGVYTGLWIYFLGPVIGTLSGAWVYTYIRFEEAPSMNGPQKLSSFKLRRLQSQRSAADDFDHV; encoded by the exons ATGGCTGCACCCTCCAGCACCCCGAGGAGCACCTCGCGAGTGAACTACTCCAACGAGATCCACGACCTGTCCACCGTGCAGGACGGGGCGCCCAGCCTCGCGCCCAGCATGTACTACCAGGAGAAGTCTTTGGCCGACTTCTTCCCTCCACACCTCCCCAAGAAG GTGATATCTGAGGTTGTGGCGACGTTCCTGCTGGTGTTTGTGACGTGCGGCGCGGCGTCCCTCTACGGGGAGGACGTGACGAGGGTGTCGCAGCTCGGGCAGTCGCTCGTCGGCGGCCTCATCGTCACCGTCATGATCTACGCCACCGGACACATCTCCGGTGCCCATATGAACCCCGCCGTCACCCTCTCCTTCGCCTGCTTCCGGCATTTCCCCTGGATTCAG GTGCCCTTCTACTGGGCGGCGCAATTCACCGGGGCGATGTGCGCCGCTTTCGTGCTGCGGGCGGTGCTGCACCCGATCTCGGTGATGGGGACGACGACGCCCACGGGGCCGCACTGGCACGCCCTTGTcatcgagatcatcgtcaccttcAACATGATGTTCGTCACCTGCGCCGTCGCGACCGACTCGAGAGCG GTGGGTGAGTTGGCGGGGTTAGCAGTTGGTGCCGCGGTTTGCATTACGTCCATCTTCGCAGg GCCTGTGTCAGGAGGATCGATGAACCCGGCGAGGACTCTGGCACCGGCGGTGGCCAGCGGCGTCTACACTGGCCTCTGGATCTACTTCCTCGGCCCCGTCATCGGCACCCTCTCGGGAGCCTGGGTCTACACCTACATCCGCTTCGAGGAGGCCCCCTCCATGAACGGCCCCCAGAAGCTCTCCTCCTTCAAGCTCCGCCGCCTGCAGAGCCAGCGGTCCGCCGCCGACGACTTCGACCACGTCTGA